In the genome of Chiloscyllium plagiosum isolate BGI_BamShark_2017 chromosome 33, ASM401019v2, whole genome shotgun sequence, one region contains:
- the LOC122539703 gene encoding growth factor receptor-bound protein 7-like isoform X2 gives MTWTPTSSSITTTAKETDADMDFMALEQTVSTRLDNLYQAGNLQKDEAVTLPNGHLAMSQPAPWATSVVPRSQPVHIQVKRQLKEEELQTTSLPTIPNPFPELCSLSNSPNLSNEFKPPASGGTHVITIFSEDGMKRSLEVTAAVKARDVCHILVERNRCLDEDNWTLVEAHPNIALERCLEDHESLIEVQKTWLINSGSRFIFRKHYAKYELFRNPEPFFPVHLVAGTLDANAGVSHSQLIQNFLNAQNCPEIQGFLHIKDKGKKTWRRLYFFLRRSGLYYSTKGMSKEPRHLQYFADVNESNIYTVTNRKMYHTPTEFGFCIKFHRSDNGRSDLGVLCSDDEQSRTCWMTAFRLFKLGEQLCLNYQIMQQKKKPQSWLQPSIMTNVSESCLVPMDFSGCTGRVIQNPKEASSVAEEEAQAWRKKGVQRHSLPSPCQGSVLSAGELP, from the exons ATGCTGATATGGACTTCATGGCATTGGAGCAGACTGTGAGCACCAGACTAGACAATTTATACCAAGCAGGAAATCTGCAAAAAGACGAAGCAGTGACATTACCCAATGGTCACTTGGCCATGAGCCAGCCTGCACCATGGGCCACATCAGTGGTTCCGAGGTCACAGCCTGTTCACATACAAGTAAAAAG GCAGCTAAAAGAGGAGGAGCTTCAAACAACATCACTCCCAACTATCCCGAATCCTTTTCCCGAACTCTGCAGCCTGTCAAATTCCCCAAATCTCAGCAATGAGTTCAAACCTCCAGCAAGTGGAGGCACCCAC GTTATTACTATCTTCAGTGAAGATGGAATGAAGAGGTCACTCGAGGTCACAGCTGCAGTGAAAGCTCGGGATGTTTGTCACATTCTGGTCGAGAGGAATCGCTGTCTTGATGAGGATAACTGGACCCTGGTGGAGGCTCATCCTAACATTGCACTCG AGAGATGCCTGGAGGATCATGAGTCACTGATTGAGGTGCAGAAAACCTGGCTGATTAATAGTGGCAGCAGGTTCATCTTCAGAAAACATTATGCAAAATATGAATTATTCAGGAATCCCGAG CCATTTTTCCCGGTGCACTTGGTAGCAGGAACTCTGGATGCAAATGCAGGAGTTTCACACTCACAGCTTATACAG AATTTTCTCAATGCTCAGAACTGTCCTGAGATTCAGGGGTTTCTCCACATTAAGgataaaggaaagaaaacttGGAGACGTTTGTATTTCTTCCTGAGGAGATCTGGGCTCTATTACTCCACAAAGGGAATGTCCAAG GAACCGAGGCACCTTCAGTATTTTGCTGATGTGAATGAGAGTAACATTTACACAGTAACAAACAGAAAGATGTACCACACACCAACAGAGTTTGGATTCTGCATAAAG TTTCACAGGTCGGATAATGGCCGGAGTGATCTGGGAGTGCTGTGCTCGGATGATGAGCAAAGTCGCACGTGTTGGATGACAGCATTTCGCCTCTTCAAG ctGGGTGAGCAACTCTGTCTCAACTATCAGATAATGCAGCAAAAGAAGAAACCGCAATCCTGGCTCCAGCCATCCATCATG ACAAATGTTTCGGAGAGTTGCCTGGTTCCTATGGATTTCTCGGGATGTACAGGGCGAGTGATTCAGAACCCGAAAGAAGCTTCATCAGTGGCGGAGGAGgaagctcaggcttggagg
- the LOC122539703 gene encoding growth factor receptor-bound protein 7-like isoform X4, with translation MDFMALEQTVSTRLDNLYQAGNLQKDEAVTLPNGHLAMSQPAPWATSVVPRSQPVHIQVKRQLKEEELQTTSLPTIPNPFPELCSLSNSPNLSNEFKPPASGGTHVITIFSEDGMKRSLEVTAAVKARDVCHILVERNRCLDEDNWTLVEAHPNIALERCLEDHESLIEVQKTWLINSGSRFIFRKHYAKYELFRNPEPFFPVHLVAGTLDANAGVSHSQLIQNFLNAQNCPEIQGFLHIKDKGKKTWRRLYFFLRRSGLYYSTKGMSKEPRHLQYFADVNESNIYTVTNRKMYHTPTEFGFCIKFHRSDNGRSDLGVLCSDDEQSRTCWMTAFRLFKLGEQLCLNYQIMQQKKKPQSWLQPSIMTNVSESCLVPMDFSGCTGRVIQNPKEASSVAEEEAQAWRKKGVQRHSLPSPCQGSVLSAGELP, from the exons ATGGACTTCATGGCATTGGAGCAGACTGTGAGCACCAGACTAGACAATTTATACCAAGCAGGAAATCTGCAAAAAGACGAAGCAGTGACATTACCCAATGGTCACTTGGCCATGAGCCAGCCTGCACCATGGGCCACATCAGTGGTTCCGAGGTCACAGCCTGTTCACATACAAGTAAAAAG GCAGCTAAAAGAGGAGGAGCTTCAAACAACATCACTCCCAACTATCCCGAATCCTTTTCCCGAACTCTGCAGCCTGTCAAATTCCCCAAATCTCAGCAATGAGTTCAAACCTCCAGCAAGTGGAGGCACCCAC GTTATTACTATCTTCAGTGAAGATGGAATGAAGAGGTCACTCGAGGTCACAGCTGCAGTGAAAGCTCGGGATGTTTGTCACATTCTGGTCGAGAGGAATCGCTGTCTTGATGAGGATAACTGGACCCTGGTGGAGGCTCATCCTAACATTGCACTCG AGAGATGCCTGGAGGATCATGAGTCACTGATTGAGGTGCAGAAAACCTGGCTGATTAATAGTGGCAGCAGGTTCATCTTCAGAAAACATTATGCAAAATATGAATTATTCAGGAATCCCGAG CCATTTTTCCCGGTGCACTTGGTAGCAGGAACTCTGGATGCAAATGCAGGAGTTTCACACTCACAGCTTATACAG AATTTTCTCAATGCTCAGAACTGTCCTGAGATTCAGGGGTTTCTCCACATTAAGgataaaggaaagaaaacttGGAGACGTTTGTATTTCTTCCTGAGGAGATCTGGGCTCTATTACTCCACAAAGGGAATGTCCAAG GAACCGAGGCACCTTCAGTATTTTGCTGATGTGAATGAGAGTAACATTTACACAGTAACAAACAGAAAGATGTACCACACACCAACAGAGTTTGGATTCTGCATAAAG TTTCACAGGTCGGATAATGGCCGGAGTGATCTGGGAGTGCTGTGCTCGGATGATGAGCAAAGTCGCACGTGTTGGATGACAGCATTTCGCCTCTTCAAG ctGGGTGAGCAACTCTGTCTCAACTATCAGATAATGCAGCAAAAGAAGAAACCGCAATCCTGGCTCCAGCCATCCATCATG ACAAATGTTTCGGAGAGTTGCCTGGTTCCTATGGATTTCTCGGGATGTACAGGGCGAGTGATTCAGAACCCGAAAGAAGCTTCATCAGTGGCGGAGGAGgaagctcaggcttggagg